A single region of the Coleofasciculus sp. FACHB-T130 genome encodes:
- a CDS encoding anthranilate synthase component I, translating into MKPWFWRSLPLQHRTGSEVFAALFLDAGKIATLLESPYNPLLQHSPEAKNAIARYSICAGAPRFIDGVQAVWTPPVGEILPFLRRLRQRSAFRDESLSSSDLPFTGGWLGWLGYDLAWEIEQLPNLNSDPLPFPVAYWYEPASFAVLDHWEQTLWLAASDEAELDSLQRLLESQTQYGIAEEPASSIQNPKSPHFHFWTPQTDYEDAVRQAKKYIRAGDIFQANLSLRFESRVTASPWAIYQALHQINPSPFASYWQTPWGALISCSPERLVQMQDRQAQTRPIAGTRSRGTTPALDEHLAQDLIANAKERAEHIMLVDLERNDLGRVCEWGSVEVNELFTIERYSHVMHLVSNVIGTIRPNYDAVDLIRAFFPGGTITGCPKVRCMEIIEELEPVRRNLFYGSCGFLDWRGHLDLNILIRTLLYPNRANAAMVYGQVGAGIVADSDPEREWHESLHKAQALLAALGSFNVISD; encoded by the coding sequence ATGAAACCTTGGTTTTGGCGATCGCTTCCTCTACAACATCGAACTGGCTCAGAAGTATTCGCCGCCCTGTTTCTGGACGCTGGTAAAATTGCTACCCTACTCGAAAGTCCCTATAATCCGCTCCTTCAACACTCACCTGAAGCCAAGAACGCGATCGCCAGATATTCGATTTGTGCTGGTGCGCCGCGCTTTATAGATGGCGTGCAAGCAGTGTGGACTCCACCCGTTGGCGAGATCCTCCCCTTCCTACGCCGCTTGCGGCAACGTTCTGCCTTCAGGGATGAGTCCCTAAGCTCGTCAGACCTGCCTTTCACTGGCGGCTGGCTGGGATGGCTTGGTTATGACCTCGCTTGGGAGATCGAGCAGCTACCCAATTTAAATTCTGACCCCCTACCATTCCCGGTTGCTTATTGGTATGAACCAGCATCCTTTGCTGTCCTCGACCACTGGGAACAAACCCTATGGCTAGCCGCTAGCGATGAAGCCGAACTCGATTCCCTGCAAAGGTTGCTGGAAAGCCAAACGCAGTACGGGATAGCAGAGGAGCCAGCATCTTCCATCCAAAATCCAAAATCCCCCCATTTCCATTTTTGGACGCCCCAAACTGATTACGAAGATGCGGTGCGGCAAGCGAAAAAGTATATCCGAGCCGGAGATATCTTTCAGGCAAATCTTTCCCTACGCTTTGAAAGCCGCGTAACCGCCAGTCCTTGGGCAATTTATCAAGCGTTACACCAAATCAATCCTTCTCCTTTTGCTAGCTATTGGCAGACCCCGTGGGGGGCACTCATCAGCTGTTCTCCAGAACGGTTGGTTCAGATGCAAGATCGACAAGCGCAAACGCGACCGATTGCGGGAACGCGATCGCGCGGCACTACCCCCGCCCTCGACGAGCATCTGGCGCAAGACTTGATTGCCAATGCCAAAGAAAGAGCCGAACACATTATGTTGGTGGATTTAGAGCGGAACGACTTGGGGCGTGTGTGCGAGTGGGGTTCAGTAGAAGTCAACGAACTTTTCACAATTGAACGCTACAGCCATGTCATGCACCTCGTGAGCAACGTCATCGGCACAATTCGCCCAAACTACGACGCGGTTGACCTGATTCGCGCCTTCTTCCCTGGTGGTACTATCACTGGCTGTCCGAAAGTCCGCTGTATGGAAATCATTGAAGAACTCGAACCCGTGCGGCGCAATTTGTTTTATGGTTCCTGTGGCTTTCTCGATTGGCGCGGACACCTAGATTTAAATATCTTGATCCGCACCCTCCTCTATCCCAATCGTGCCAATGCAGCGATGGTTTACGGACAAGTTGGGGCGGGAATCGTTGCCGATAGCGATCCAGAACGGGAATGGCATGAGTCTCTACACAAAGCGCAAGCTCTGCTGGCAGCCTTGGGAAGTTTTAATGTTATTAGTGATTAG
- a CDS encoding MlaE family lipid ABC transporter permease subunit — translation MSETPSSSSLELWGQRLLAAILLGGQVVVHLLTKKIHRRNTLDQMAMVGPESLLIALVTAGFVGMVFTIQVAREFVNLGAGSAVGGVLALSLCRELGPVLTAVILAGRVGSAFAAEIGTMRVTEQIDALYMLKTDPIDYLVIPRAIACCLMLPVLTILSILTGMAGGLLIARNLYGIAPNVFLESARNFLQVWDLCSALIKAFFFGALIAVIGCSWGLTTTGGAKGVGQSTTTAVVTALLAIFISNFFLSWLMFQGTGSAVLKGV, via the coding sequence TTGAGCGAGACTCCTTCCAGTTCCAGCTTAGAGTTATGGGGTCAGCGGTTGCTGGCGGCGATTTTGCTGGGTGGGCAGGTGGTCGTTCACCTTCTGACAAAAAAAATCCATCGGCGCAACACCCTCGACCAAATGGCGATGGTTGGCCCAGAATCGCTCTTGATTGCGTTGGTAACAGCCGGTTTTGTCGGCATGGTATTCACCATTCAGGTGGCGCGAGAATTTGTCAACTTGGGTGCGGGCAGTGCTGTGGGCGGAGTGTTAGCGCTTTCCTTATGCCGGGAACTTGGCCCTGTCCTGACTGCCGTGATTTTGGCAGGACGAGTCGGTTCGGCGTTTGCCGCTGAAATTGGCACGATGCGCGTCACCGAGCAAATCGACGCCCTCTATATGCTGAAAACCGACCCGATTGATTACCTAGTGATTCCCCGCGCGATCGCCTGCTGCTTAATGCTGCCAGTTTTAACCATTTTGTCTATCCTCACTGGCATGGCAGGGGGATTGCTCATTGCCAGAAATCTCTACGGAATTGCCCCAAATGTATTTTTAGAGTCTGCCCGGAATTTCCTGCAAGTCTGGGATTTGTGTAGTGCCTTAATTAAGGCATTTTTCTTTGGGGCGCTGATTGCCGTAATTGGTTGCAGTTGGGGCTTAACAACCACTGGGGGAGCAAAAGGTGTTGGACAATCGACCACCACAGCAGTCGTCACAGCTTTGCTAGCTATCTTTATTTCTAACTTTTTCTTATCGTGGTTGATGTTTCAGGGAACGGGCAGTGCCGTACTTAAAGGGGTCTGA
- a CDS encoding VanZ family protein translates to MRQKWANKVFIFSLLLILVVTLFPYDFAFKENASKINYRFLTSEFFKLRNFYDLITNVLLFSPFGFVFSCLMQRKRFPGIKTLGFILLTSFCLSFTIEILQLFIPSRSSSLVDIGASILGAFIGSLSFRLGEDKILGAALNLVRSSKSFLSIKKLTAAFIGYIILIFITTLLWQNSGSLSNWNHTFPLSLGNEPTGNRPWKGYISELYVANKAVSDQEAESAFSSEIPFSAIKKDLVAVYQLTGTGSYPDLTGHLPDLSWRENSPTTQDKRGVSLNSNHWLETKSSVALMTQKIAATSQFTIGAVVATADTMQAGPARIISLSADDESRNFTLGQKGADLVFRVRTPVTGKNATSYQLAVPNVFGDTKNHQILLTYEGSILKIYIDGLKQPYSLKLIPEVMIFQLLPFDANSINLEIYKIFYYGLIFIPIGFFLALISARARGKLIFYAVLLFGGILFPSLILEAVLAIGTQRAIRLDNLLFSMALAVSTMLVVKRWANSWLRREIIA, encoded by the coding sequence ATGCGGCAAAAATGGGCAAATAAAGTCTTTATTTTTAGCCTTTTGCTGATACTGGTCGTTACACTTTTTCCTTATGATTTTGCCTTTAAAGAGAATGCTAGTAAAATAAATTATCGCTTTCTCACTTCAGAATTTTTTAAATTAAGAAATTTTTACGACTTAATCACTAACGTTTTATTATTCTCCCCCTTTGGTTTCGTCTTTTCCTGCTTGATGCAGCGAAAAAGATTCCCAGGTATCAAGACACTTGGTTTCATCTTATTAACTTCTTTTTGTTTAAGTTTTACGATTGAGATTTTACAGCTATTTATTCCTTCTCGAAGTTCCTCTTTAGTCGATATTGGTGCTAGTATCCTAGGGGCTTTTATCGGTTCTTTAAGCTTTCGTTTAGGGGAAGATAAAATCCTAGGAGCAGCCTTAAATCTTGTTAGAAGTAGTAAGAGTTTTCTTTCAATCAAAAAGTTAACGGCTGCTTTTATTGGATATATTATATTGATTTTTATAACGACGCTCCTTTGGCAAAATTCTGGAAGTCTCAGTAATTGGAATCACACTTTCCCGCTGAGTCTTGGCAACGAGCCAACCGGAAATAGACCTTGGAAAGGATATATTTCAGAGCTATACGTCGCGAATAAAGCAGTTTCAGATCAAGAAGCAGAATCCGCCTTTTCCTCAGAAATCCCATTTTCTGCAATCAAAAAAGACCTAGTAGCTGTATATCAATTGACAGGTACAGGTAGTTACCCCGATTTAACTGGGCACCTTCCAGATTTATCTTGGCGAGAAAATTCCCCAACTACTCAGGATAAAAGGGGTGTTTCGCTCAATTCAAATCATTGGCTAGAGACAAAAAGCTCTGTAGCCTTGATGACACAAAAGATTGCCGCAACTTCTCAATTTACAATAGGTGCTGTTGTTGCTACTGCTGACACAATGCAGGCTGGCCCTGCTCGAATTATTTCCCTTTCAGCAGATGATGAAAGCCGCAATTTTACCCTTGGGCAAAAGGGAGCGGATTTGGTGTTTCGAGTGCGAACTCCAGTCACCGGAAAAAATGCAACAAGCTATCAACTAGCTGTTCCAAATGTTTTTGGTGACACCAAGAATCATCAGATACTTCTTACCTATGAAGGGTCAATTCTTAAAATTTATATAGATGGATTGAAACAACCTTACTCGCTGAAACTGATTCCAGAGGTGATGATTTTTCAGCTATTACCTTTTGATGCTAATAGTATTAATCTAGAAATCTACAAGATTTTCTATTATGGATTGATTTTTATCCCTATTGGCTTCTTTCTAGCACTCATTAGTGCAAGAGCCAGAGGAAAACTTATTTTTTATGCCGTATTGCTTTTTGGAGGAATTTTATTTCCATCTCTAATATTAGAAGCCGTATTAGCGATTGGAACCCAGAGAGCAATTAGGCTGGATAATCTACTATTTAGCATGGCACTAGCTGTTAGCACCATGCTGGTAGTGAAAAGGTGGGCTAACTCTTGGTTACGCCGGGAGATAATAGCATAA
- the proC gene encoding pyrroline-5-carboxylate reductase: MATKFGMIGGGVMGEALLSRLMQKQLYATEEVLVSEPQKERRDFLAQQYGIQVTAENRAVAAAKDVLLLAIKPQVFAAVAADLEKEISAQALPPVVISIMAGVSLSQLEAAFPQAPVIRAMPNTPATVGAGMSAIALGQHATERHLEQAKAIFQAVGEVVEVPESLMDAVTGLSGSGPAYVALMVEALADGGVAAGLPRAIASSLALQTVLGTAHLLHESGMHPAQLKDRVTSPGGTTIAGIAQLERAGFRSALIEAVVAASRRSQELGR, translated from the coding sequence TTGGCTACTAAATTCGGCATGATTGGTGGCGGGGTAATGGGAGAAGCTCTGTTATCCCGCCTGATGCAAAAACAGCTTTATGCCACAGAAGAAGTCTTGGTGAGTGAGCCGCAAAAAGAGCGGCGAGACTTTTTGGCGCAGCAGTACGGCATCCAGGTGACGGCAGAGAATCGGGCGGTAGCGGCGGCAAAGGATGTGCTGTTACTGGCGATTAAACCTCAAGTGTTTGCAGCGGTGGCGGCAGACTTGGAGAAAGAAATTTCTGCCCAAGCGTTGCCGCCAGTGGTGATTTCGATTATGGCGGGTGTTTCTTTGAGTCAACTGGAAGCAGCTTTTCCCCAGGCTCCAGTAATTCGGGCGATGCCGAATACTCCGGCGACGGTAGGGGCAGGAATGAGTGCGATCGCGCTGGGTCAGCACGCCACCGAACGCCACTTAGAACAGGCAAAGGCGATCTTTCAAGCGGTGGGAGAGGTCGTTGAAGTGCCAGAATCCTTAATGGATGCGGTGACAGGACTTTCGGGTTCGGGTCCCGCTTATGTGGCGCTGATGGTGGAAGCACTCGCAGATGGTGGGGTAGCGGCTGGATTGCCAAGAGCGATCGCGTCTTCGTTAGCCCTGCAAACCGTCTTGGGGACTGCCCATCTGTTGCACGAATCGGGAATGCATCCCGCTCAACTCAAAGACCGTGTGACTAGCCCTGGAGGTACCACCATCGCTGGGATTGCCCAGTTAGAAAGGGCTGGTTTCCGCTCGGCTTTGATTGAGGCAGTGGTGGCGGCTTCTCGGCGCTCTCAGGAGCTTGGTCGTTAA
- a CDS encoding YggS family pyridoxal phosphate-dependent enzyme — protein MTGAIAQRLSEIRQQLPESVRLIAVTKQVSPEAMREAYAAGVRDFGESRISEAELKQAQLQDLPDITWHLIGHLQSNKARKALEQFQWIHSIDSLKLAQRLNELALELSRSPFICLQVKLLPDPNKYGWTVPQLLADLPALNECYNLQIQGLMTIPPFDLKASEILSVFDRTRKLADEIRQQNWSNIQMQQLSMGMSGDYPLAVQSGATMIRLGRILFGERAS, from the coding sequence ATGACTGGAGCGATCGCCCAACGCCTTTCTGAAATTCGCCAGCAACTGCCGGAATCTGTCCGCCTCATCGCCGTTACGAAACAGGTTTCCCCTGAAGCCATGCGCGAAGCTTATGCAGCGGGAGTAAGGGATTTCGGCGAAAGTCGCATCTCTGAAGCTGAACTTAAACAAGCGCAACTGCAAGATTTACCAGACATCACCTGGCACCTGATTGGACACCTCCAAAGTAATAAAGCTCGAAAAGCCCTAGAACAATTTCAGTGGATTCACTCGATAGATAGTTTAAAATTAGCCCAACGATTAAACGAACTGGCGCTTGAGCTGTCGCGATCGCCCTTCATCTGCCTGCAAGTGAAACTACTGCCAGATCCCAACAAGTATGGGTGGACAGTTCCTCAACTGCTTGCCGATTTACCAGCCTTGAATGAGTGCTACAATCTGCAAATTCAAGGTTTGATGACAATCCCGCCTTTCGATCTCAAGGCTTCTGAAATCCTGTCAGTTTTCGATAGAACCCGCAAACTAGCCGATGAAATCAGACAGCAAAACTGGTCAAATATTCAAATGCAGCAGCTATCCATGGGAATGTCAGGTGATTACCCGCTAGCTGTGCAATCTGGGGCAACAATGATACGTTTGGGGCGAATTCTTTTTGGAGAACGGGCATCCTGA
- the glgA gene encoding glycogen synthase GlgA → MYIVQIASECAPVIKAGGLGDVVYGLSRELENQGNCVELILPKYDCMRYDHIWGLHDAYRDLWVPWYGGKVHCSVYCGWVHGRVCFFIEPHSEDNFFNRGCYYGCNDDNMRFAFFSKAALEFLLQSNKRPDIIHCHDWQTGLIPVMLFENYKYEMGLQRVCYTIHNFKHQGMGGQETLWATGLNNESYYFTYDRLQDNFNPFALNFMKGGIVYANAVTTVSPHHAWEARCTEIGSGLGHTLHLHQDKFTGVLNGIDHDFWNPESDRYIPAHYSKENLEGKAETKKALRERLLLRDVDKPIVAYIGRLDAQKGVHLVHHAIYYALNNGAQFVLLGSATEPGINTHFQHEKAFLNENPDVHLELGFNEELSHLIYAGADMIIVPSNYEPCGLTQMIGLKYGTVPVVRAVGGLVNTVFDRDYDQTKPPEKRNGFVFEHSDEPAFESAMERAFKLWYNHPEEFRQFALQGMEYDYSWKDPGAEYLKIYDQIRHK, encoded by the coding sequence ATGTACATCGTACAAATTGCCTCTGAATGCGCTCCGGTCATCAAAGCTGGTGGTTTGGGAGATGTCGTTTACGGGCTGAGTCGGGAGTTAGAAAATCAGGGAAATTGCGTCGAGCTGATTTTGCCTAAGTACGATTGCATGCGGTACGACCACATCTGGGGACTCCACGATGCTTACCGCGACTTGTGGGTACCCTGGTATGGCGGTAAAGTCCACTGTTCTGTTTATTGCGGTTGGGTACACGGGCGGGTGTGTTTCTTTATCGAACCTCACTCTGAAGATAATTTCTTCAATCGAGGCTGTTATTACGGGTGCAACGATGACAATATGCGGTTTGCGTTCTTCAGCAAAGCCGCTTTAGAATTTCTACTGCAAAGCAACAAAAGACCCGATATCATTCATTGCCATGACTGGCAGACCGGCTTAATTCCAGTCATGCTCTTCGAGAATTACAAGTATGAGATGGGTCTTCAACGGGTTTGCTACACCATTCACAATTTCAAACACCAAGGGATGGGCGGTCAAGAGACCCTGTGGGCAACCGGGCTGAATAACGAATCTTACTACTTCACTTACGATCGCCTGCAAGATAACTTCAACCCTTTTGCCTTGAACTTTATGAAAGGGGGGATTGTTTATGCCAACGCTGTGACGACCGTTTCGCCTCACCATGCTTGGGAAGCTCGCTGCACGGAGATTGGCTCTGGTTTAGGTCATACCTTACATCTGCACCAGGACAAATTCACTGGCGTACTCAACGGCATCGATCATGATTTTTGGAATCCCGAAAGCGATCGCTATATACCCGCTCATTACAGCAAAGAGAATCTAGAAGGGAAAGCCGAGACTAAAAAAGCCCTCCGGGAGAGACTTCTACTTCGCGACGTTGATAAACCCATCGTTGCTTACATCGGTCGCTTAGACGCTCAAAAAGGCGTTCATCTTGTCCATCATGCGATCTACTACGCACTCAACAATGGGGCGCAATTTGTGTTGTTGGGTTCGGCAACGGAACCGGGAATCAATACCCATTTCCAGCACGAAAAAGCCTTTTTGAATGAGAATCCTGACGTTCATCTAGAACTTGGCTTTAATGAAGAGTTATCCCACCTGATCTATGCAGGGGCGGATATGATTATTGTCCCTAGCAACTACGAACCCTGCGGACTGACTCAGATGATTGGCTTAAAGTACGGCACGGTGCCAGTCGTGCGGGCAGTTGGTGGACTGGTGAATACGGTGTTTGACCGAGACTACGACCAAACAAAGCCCCCGGAAAAACGGAATGGTTTTGTGTTTGAGCACAGTGATGAGCCTGCGTTTGAATCAGCAATGGAGCGTGCTTTTAAGCTGTGGTACAACCATCCCGAAGAGTTTCGTCAGTTTGCGCTCCAGGGTATGGAGTATGACTACTCGTGGAAAGATCCAGGGGCGGAATATTTGAAGATTTACGACCAGATCCGACACAAATGA
- a CDS encoding DUF3086 domain-containing protein, producing MNSDEPQTQEQEQEQEQKQQPVVEASDNLEAPEEETVTADPASDNLIALQIAAVVEAFDDSEAEIAAVVEESDNSEEPEEPDITVVAVVEESDNAEEPNITVAMENSVSVLEQRVADLQQQEEALIQEIAALQASHNKVLQDQLAQTQAALNRLVQESLNDLEQRRQTLQISVEQLERRRERIREEMRRTFAGTSQELAIRVQGFKDYLVGSLQDLVVAAEELQLQKEPEPPKAVPVVEESKAASPVNPKFTEQSFQSTAKQIRSILDQYRTRPDYYGPPWQLRRTFEPVHAERVANWFFTQGGRGALRTMGSRLQNILIASSVISVLSTLYGDRVRALILANSPERLGEWRRGLQDCLGISRSDFGPEQGIVLFESSEAVVQKAERLVKERQMPLIIIDETEDQINLSLLQFPLWLAFAPDPQQMSADMRY from the coding sequence ATGAATTCAGACGAACCTCAAACCCAAGAACAAGAACAAGAGCAAGAACAAAAGCAACAGCCAGTTGTTGAAGCATCGGACAATTTAGAAGCGCCAGAAGAGGAAACTGTAACTGCCGATCCAGCCTCAGACAATCTTATAGCATTACAAATTGCCGCTGTTGTGGAGGCATTTGATGATTCAGAAGCGGAAATTGCCGCCGTTGTTGAGGAATCAGATAATTCTGAGGAGCCTGAGGAGCCAGATATAACTGTAGTCGCCGTTGTTGAGGAATCAGATAATGCTGAGGAGCCAAATATAACAGTAGCGATGGAAAATTCCGTCTCTGTTTTAGAGCAACGGGTGGCTGATTTACAACAGCAGGAAGAGGCATTAATTCAGGAAATTGCCGCCCTGCAAGCTTCTCATAATAAAGTTCTGCAAGACCAGCTGGCTCAAACCCAAGCGGCGTTAAACCGTCTGGTGCAGGAGTCTTTGAACGATCTGGAACAACGCAGACAAACACTACAAATTTCCGTTGAACAACTGGAACGACGACGGGAACGCATCCGAGAGGAAATGCGAAGAACCTTTGCTGGCACCTCCCAAGAATTAGCCATTCGGGTGCAAGGCTTTAAAGATTATCTGGTCGGTAGCTTACAAGATTTGGTAGTAGCGGCAGAAGAATTGCAACTCCAGAAGGAACCAGAACCCCCGAAGGCAGTTCCAGTCGTGGAAGAGTCGAAGGCTGCATCGCCTGTAAACCCCAAATTTACAGAACAGAGCTTTCAATCAACTGCAAAACAAATTCGCAGTATTTTAGACCAGTACCGGACGCGACCTGACTATTATGGCCCGCCCTGGCAATTGCGTCGTACCTTTGAGCCGGTTCATGCGGAGCGAGTTGCGAACTGGTTTTTCACGCAAGGAGGAAGAGGCGCTTTGCGGACAATGGGCAGTCGCCTGCAAAATATCCTGATTGCTTCTTCCGTCATCTCGGTATTAAGCACGCTGTATGGCGATCGCGTTCGTGCCCTGATCCTCGCTAACTCCCCAGAACGATTGGGAGAATGGCGGCGGGGTTTGCAAGACTGTCTGGGCATTTCCCGCTCTGATTTTGGTCCAGAACAGGGAATCGTTTTGTTTGAATCCTCAGAAGCAGTTGTGCAAAAGGCAGAGCGTCTCGTCAAGGAACGGCAGATGCCGCTGATTATCATTGATGAGACAGAAGATCAAATTAATCTGTCGCTACTGCAATTTCCCCTGTGGTTAGCTTTTGCACCCGATCCTCAGCAGATGTCCGCCGATATGAGATATTAG
- the plsY gene encoding glycerol-3-phosphate 1-O-acyltransferase PlsY, with protein sequence MGLQLALSGALLIAAYLLGSIPTGYLAGRWLKGIDIREQGSGSTGATNVLRNLGKGPAIAVLLIDLFKGVGAIALVYAFYAFAPTFAPTSVLPVTWESWLVAGTGFAASIGHSKSVWLNFTGGKSVATSLGVLFAMSLPVALGTAAVFGTVIAFSRIVSLGSIAGAIAVSVWMLIFKQPLPYLIFAIAGGIYVIWRHQSNIERLLAGTEPQIGQKLSTEPEQSS encoded by the coding sequence ATGGGTCTACAGCTGGCTTTAAGTGGGGCATTGTTAATCGCAGCCTATCTCTTAGGCTCGATTCCTACGGGTTATTTGGCAGGACGCTGGCTCAAAGGGATTGATATTCGAGAGCAGGGATCTGGTTCTACAGGTGCCACCAATGTTCTCAGAAACTTGGGAAAAGGGCCAGCCATCGCGGTGTTACTGATCGATCTATTTAAAGGAGTCGGCGCGATCGCTTTGGTTTACGCCTTCTATGCCTTCGCGCCAACTTTTGCGCCAACGTCTGTCCTGCCTGTCACCTGGGAATCTTGGTTAGTCGCTGGCACCGGATTCGCTGCCAGCATCGGTCATAGTAAATCTGTCTGGCTGAACTTCACGGGCGGGAAATCAGTTGCCACGAGCCTGGGCGTTTTATTTGCCATGTCCTTACCTGTGGCGTTGGGAACAGCAGCGGTGTTTGGCACAGTTATTGCCTTTTCCCGAATTGTTTCCCTCGGTTCCATTGCGGGTGCGATCGCGGTTTCGGTTTGGATGTTAATTTTCAAGCAGCCGTTACCTTATCTAATCTTTGCGATCGCTGGCGGTATCTACGTCATCTGGCGACACCAGAGCAACATTGAGCGTTTACTTGCCGGTACCGAACCCCAAATCGGTCAAAAATTATCAACAGAACCCGAACAAAGTTCCTAA
- the pipX gene encoding transcriptional coactivator PipX → MSSETYLNHPTFGLLYRVCLLEDSQELFTTLYAQRLFFLVNTSPTGITFEPITRSDGRLMVENRLRMLRRNGQMEEYTQLQAIHKRTFQ, encoded by the coding sequence ATGAGCAGCGAAACCTATTTAAATCACCCTACATTTGGCTTACTGTACAGAGTGTGTCTGCTTGAGGACAGCCAGGAACTATTTACGACCCTATATGCCCAGCGTCTCTTCTTTTTGGTGAATACCAGTCCTACTGGCATCACGTTTGAACCGATTACCCGCAGCGATGGTCGCCTCATGGTGGAAAACCGTTTGCGAATGCTCCGTCGCAACGGTCAAATGGAGGAGTACACCCAACTTCAGGCTATTCATAAGCGAACATTTCAATAG
- the acpS gene encoding holo-ACP synthase — translation MIRLGTDIVYMPRIKAAVERFGDRFLQRVYTFDEQKDCGYIQGDSSRLSINQLAGRWAAKEAVAKALGTGWRGVSYTDIEIRRLPTGAPQVLLHHSAAAQIAGWEDCQWQLSISHDGDYSVATAILVCSP, via the coding sequence ATGATTCGGCTGGGAACGGATATTGTTTATATGCCTAGAATTAAAGCCGCTGTTGAACGCTTTGGCGATCGCTTCTTGCAGCGCGTCTATACTTTTGATGAACAAAAAGATTGCGGCTACATTCAGGGCGATAGCAGTCGCCTTTCTATCAACCAGCTAGCAGGGCGCTGGGCGGCAAAAGAAGCCGTTGCGAAAGCACTGGGAACTGGATGGCGGGGAGTCAGCTACACCGATATTGAGATTCGACGTTTACCCACGGGTGCGCCGCAAGTATTGCTTCACCATTCAGCCGCCGCCCAGATAGCAGGCTGGGAAGATTGTCAGTGGCAACTAAGCATCAGCCATGATGGCGATTATTCGGTAGCCACCGCTATCCTCGTTTGCTCACCCTGA
- a CDS encoding DUF3119 family protein, protein MPVTTTTSSLPSQTVELAPSYAIPLVLVAASIGLLFVQPWVSLAIAAFGLFLLFQAATIRLQFTETALDVYRSQTLIRRFPYQEWQNWQIFWTPVPILFYFKEVKSIHFLPVLFDPKMLKTCLEQRCPKASA, encoded by the coding sequence ATGCCTGTGACTACTACTACATCTTCTTTACCTTCACAAACTGTTGAACTGGCACCCAGCTACGCAATTCCTTTGGTGTTAGTAGCGGCTTCGATTGGGCTGTTATTCGTTCAACCTTGGGTGAGTTTAGCGATCGCTGCATTTGGTTTGTTCTTGCTGTTTCAGGCGGCAACGATTCGCCTGCAATTCACCGAAACAGCATTAGATGTTTATCGTTCCCAAACCTTAATTCGGCGTTTTCCCTACCAAGAATGGCAAAATTGGCAGATATTCTGGACTCCAGTGCCGATTCTGTTTTACTTCAAAGAAGTTAAAAGCATTCACTTTTTGCCGGTTCTCTTCGATCCCAAAATGCTAAAAACTTGCTTGGAACAACGCTGTCCAAAAGCAAGTGCGTAG
- a CDS encoding cell division protein SepF has product MNNIFSKLRDFVGLNEPAQYEYDEYEEAEGEEYQNLYQEQHPQPTTAEEERRQSRRARTNTPVAREIEMGTTMNNVIGMPGSVNGISEVVVMEPRSFEEMPQAIQALRERKSVVLNLTIMDPDQAQRAVDFVAGGTYAIDGHQERIGESIFLFTPSCVQVSTQTGVVHEVPQPQVRIPRPSAPSPAWSNEPTRMAQ; this is encoded by the coding sequence GTGAATAATATTTTTTCTAAGCTACGAGATTTCGTGGGTCTCAATGAGCCAGCTCAATACGAGTATGACGAGTACGAAGAAGCCGAGGGAGAAGAGTACCAAAATCTCTATCAAGAACAGCATCCTCAACCGACGACAGCAGAAGAAGAACGTCGCCAGAGCCGTCGGGCGCGGACAAACACACCTGTTGCAAGAGAAATAGAAATGGGGACAACAATGAATAATGTTATTGGGATGCCCGGTTCGGTGAATGGAATTTCGGAAGTGGTCGTAATGGAGCCACGTTCTTTTGAAGAAATGCCCCAAGCGATTCAAGCTTTGCGCGAGCGGAAGTCAGTCGTGCTAAACCTGACAATTATGGACCCAGATCAGGCGCAACGGGCTGTAGACTTTGTTGCCGGTGGCACTTATGCAATCGATGGGCACCAAGAGCGAATCGGCGAAAGTATCTTTCTGTTTACACCGAGCTGTGTTCAAGTCAGTACCCAGACTGGAGTGGTTCACGAAGTGCCTCAACCACAAGTCCGGATTCCCCGTCCCTCTGCCCCCTCCCCAGCTTGGTCAAACGAACCGACCCGGATGGCGCAGTAA